A portion of the Thermothelomyces thermophilus ATCC 42464 chromosome 5, complete sequence genome contains these proteins:
- a CDS encoding glycoside hydrolase family 28 protein (CAZy_ID 268068), whose amino-acid sequence MKSLALFLSAAASLVSASAIALDREAIPAGASITFPRHESQFNPSVTLEGRGHGRGHGREKDNWGNAVEKDRQKVTIRASKHDRDDISDDFLWALKKANHGGLLHLQKGKKYVIGKKLDLSFLNDIYVKIDGELKFTNDIEYWQANNFYYDFQKSITFWVWGGKDIKIYGSGVINGNGQAWWDGFSGHEILDPDNEYYRPILFLTDNATNVEVRGLHLKDSPCWTNFFVRSKNIVFDDVYISAVSTNASTLPKNTDGFDSLNVSGLTVLNTRVNVGDDCFSPKPNTSDILVRNLWCNGTHGVSMGSIGQYAGVLDYIADAHIENVTLLNGENGARLKAWAGPDVGYGYIRNVTYKDIRVENTDSPIVLDQCYFNVNETVCAQYPSRVNITDINFINVRGTSSGKEGRVVADLTCSPGATCTGIHLEGIDITSPKGSPPQIVCENIEGDIGVDCIPKDEADYSG is encoded by the exons ATGAAGTCCCTTGCTCTCTTCCTATCGGCTGCCGCCTCGCTGGTTTCGGCGTCCGCCATCGCCCTCGATCGTGAAGCTATTCCAGCCGGGGCGTCGATAACATTTCCCCGTCATGAATCTCAGTTCAACCCATCCGTGACACTTGAAGGCAGGGGCCACGGCAGGGGTCACGGCAGGGAGAAGGACAACTGGGGCAACGCTGTCGAAAAGGACCGCCAGAAGGTCACTATCCGCGCGTCCAAGCACGACCGCGATGATATCAGTGACGACTTCCTCTGGGCACTCAAGAAGGCGAACCATGGCGGCCTACTGCATCTGCAGAAGGGGAAGAAATATGTAATTGGCAAGAAGCTGGATCTGAGTTTTCTGAACGATATCTATGTCAAGATCGACGGTGAGCTAAAG TTCACCAACGACATTGAATACTGGCAGGCCAACAACTTCTACTATGACTTCCAGAAGAGCATTACCTTCTGGGTCTGGGGTGGCAA GGATATCAAGATatacggctccggcgtcATCAACGGCAACGGCCAGGCATGGTGGGACGGCTTCTCGGGCCACGAGATTCTCGACCCCGACAATGAGTACTACCGGCCCATTCTGTTTCTGACCGACAACGCCACCAACGTCGAGGTTCGCGGCCTGCACCTCAAGGACTCGCCGTGCTGGACCAACTTCTTTGTGCGTTCCAAGAACATTGTTTTCGACGACGTCTACATCTCTGCCGTGTCTACCAACGCATCG ACCCTGCCCAAGAACACGGACGGTTTCGACTCGCTCAACGTCTCGGGCCTGACCGTGCTCAACACGCGCGTCAACGTGGGCGACGACTGCTTCTCGCCCAAGCCCAACACGTCCGACATCCTGGTGCGCAACCTGTGGTGCAACGGGACGCACGGGGTGAGCATGGGCAGCATCGGGCAGTACGCGGGCGTGCTGGACTACATCGCGGACGCGCACATCGAGAACGTGACGCTGCTCAACGGCGAGAACGGGGCGCGGCTCAAGGCCTGGGCCGGCCCGGACGTCGGGTACGGCTACATCCGCAACGTCACCTACAAGGACATCCGGGTCGAGAACACCGACTCCCCCATCGTGCTCGACCAGTGCTACTTCAACGTCAACGAGACCGTCTGCGCGCAGTATCCGAGCAGGGTCAACATCACCGACATCAACTTCATCAACGTGCGCGGCACCAGCAGCGGTAAGGAGGGGAGGGTCGTGGCGGACCTCACCTGCTCCCCCGGCGCGACCTGTACTGGCATCCATCTGGAGGGGATCGACATCACCAGCCCCAAGGGCTCGCCCCCGCAGATTGTGTGTGAGAACATCGAGGGAGATATCGGCGTTGACTGTATCCCCAAGGACGAGGCGGACTATTCAGGTTGA
- a CDS encoding glycoside hydrolase family 61 protein (CAZy_ID 267811), with translation MKLSAAIAVLAAALAEGHYTFPSIANTADWQYVRITTNFQSNGPVTDVNSDQIRCYERNPGTGAPGIYNVTAGTTINYNAKSSISHPGPMAFYIAKVPAGQSAATWDGKGAVWSKIHQEMPHFGTSLTWDSNGRTSMPVTIPRCLQDGEYLLRAEHIALHSAGSPGGAQFYISCAQLSVTGGSGTWNPRNKVSFPGAYKATDPGILINIYYPVPTSYTPAGPPVDTC, from the exons ATGAAGCTGAGCGCTGCCATCGCCGTGCTCGCGGCCGCCCTTGCCGAGGGGCACT ATACCTTCCCCAGCATCGCCAACACGGCCGACTGGCAATATGTGCGCATCACGACCAACTTCCAGAGCAACGGCCCCGTGACGGACGTCAACTCGGACCAGATCCGGTGCTACGAGCGCAACCCGGGCACCGGCGCCCCCGGCATCtacaacgtcacggccggcACAACCATCAACTACAACGCCAAGTCGTCCATCTCCCACCCGGGACCCATGGCCTTCTACATTGCCAAGGTTCCCGCCGGCCAGTCGGCCGCCACCTGGGACGGTAAGGGCGCCGTCTGGTCCAAGATCCACCAGGAGATGCCGCACTTTGGCACCAGCCTCACCTGGGACTCCAACG GCCGCACCTCCATGCCCGTCACCATCCCCCGCTGTCTGCAGGACGGCGAGTATCTGCTGCGTGCAGAGCACATTGCCCTCCACAGCGCCGGCAGCCCCGGCGGCGCCCAGTTCTACATTTCTTGTGCCCAGCTCTCAG TCACCGGCGGCAGCGGGACCTGGAACCCCAGGAACAAGGTGTCGTTCCCCGGCGCCTACAAGGCCACTGACCCGGGCATCCTGATCAACATCTACTACCCCGTCCCGACTAGCTACACTCCCGCTGGTCCCCCCGTCGACACCTGCTAA
- a CDS encoding glycoside hydrolase family 79 protein (CAZy_ID 268069) — protein sequence MARKITRLGALCAAIAAQGAEAAVSFAIPNKAGTGAQLYAPLDPAPVGISFEFFAFPSYFTNVTATKQCLANWKDLTGVWPPIRIGGTTQDRASYDSSTSAYVVYSVANPADAPATLTFGPKFMTLAGTYPGSVVVGLNRGKNNIDNTIAAAKVAVSEVTNLLAIELGNEPEYYPKDGQPIASGTWNPSVDAASQVDWSIRVGSAVGKRNIIQAGNWNQPPPEWGAAQLIASENATASQYIRHYAHHNYPGGDVQKLQSHSQTSSNVRSMFAADVAAVKQQTGKEYVLGETNSVSGGGAANVSPTFGAALWTMDYALRAAAHGISRVYFHHGTVGNCQYCFWGRYSMGAPYYGATAAVALAAGASSIAALDAGTDGYAAYVTFDAAGAPLRALLYNSDYYAGGGAEPRSSQQFTLTGLRGDRVRAKRLTAASSLSRADRGNDISFGGQYWVNGTCVVGGEEVFETVEVAGGRATFDIKAAEALLVYL from the exons ATGGCGAGAAAAATAACACGACTGGGCGCGCTCTGTGCAGCAATCGCTGCTCAGGGGGCCGAAGCAGCCGTCAGCTTTGCCATCCCCAACAAGGCGGGAACGGGCGCACAACTGTACGCGCCCCTCGATCCGGCGCCGGTGGGCATCTCGTTCGAGTTCTTTGCCTTCCCTTCCTACTTCACCAACGTCACGGCGACCAAGCAGTGCCTGGCCAACTGGAAGGACCTCACGGGCGTCTGGCCCCCGATCCGGATCGGCGGAACCACCCAGGACCGAGCCTCGTATGACTCCTCCACTTCGGCATACGTCGTCTACTCGGTCGCCAACCCGGCCGACGCCCCTGCGACCCTGACCTTCGGTCCCAAGTTCATGACCCTCGCCGGCACGTACCCGGGCAGTGTCGTCGTCGGCTTGAACAGGGGCAAGAACAACATTGACAACACGATCGCCGCGGCCAAGGTTGCCGTCAGCGAGGTTACCAACCTGTTGGCCATCGAGTTGGGCAACGAGCCAGAGT ACTACCCCAAGGATGGTCAACCCATCGCCAGCGGCACCTGGAACCCCTCGGTCGACGCGGCCTCCCAGGTGGATTGGAGCATCCGGGTCGGCAGCGCCGTCGGCAAGCGGAACATCATCCAGGCCGGCAACTGGAACCAGCCGCCGCCGGAATGGGGCGCCGCCCAGCTGATCGCAAGCGAGAACGCCACCGCGAGCCAGTACATCCGTCACTACGCCCACCACAACTACCCGGGAGGCGACGTCCAGAAGCTCCAATCCCACTCCCAGACCTCCAGCAACGTCCGCTCCATGTTCGCCGCcgacgtcgccgccgtcaagCAGCAGACGGGCAAGGAATACGTCCTCGGCGAGACAAACTCTG tctcgggcggcggcgcggccaaCGTGTCGCCGACGTTTGGCGCGGCGCTCTGGACGATGGACTACGCgctgcgggcggcggcgcacGGCATCTCGCGCGTCTACTTCCACCACGGCACCGTGGGCAACTGCCAGTACTGCTTCTGGGGCCGCTACTCGATGGGGGCGCCCTACTACGGCGCGacggccgccgtcgccctgGCCGCGGGCGCCAGCTCcatcgccgccctcgacgcCGGCACCGACGGGTACGCCGCCTACGTCACCttcgacgccgccggcgcccccCTGCGCGCCCTCCTGTACAACTCGGACTActacgccggcggcggcgccgaacCCCGCTCCTCCCAGCAGTTCACCCTCACCGGCCTGCGCGGCGACCGCGTCCGCGCCAAGCGCCTCACCGCCGCCAGCTCCCTGTCGCGCGCCGACCGCGGCAACGACATCTCCTTTGGCGGTCAGTACTGGGTCAACGGCACCtgcgtcgtcggcggcgaggaggtCTTCGAGACGGTCGAGGTCGCCGGTGGCAGGGCGACGTTTGATAtcaaggcggccgaggccttGTTGGTGTATctgtga